A stretch of the Vigna radiata var. radiata cultivar VC1973A chromosome 9, Vradiata_ver6, whole genome shotgun sequence genome encodes the following:
- the LOC106773723 gene encoding uncharacterized protein LOC106773723 encodes MSYSAASVPTSISSSATMDITTENKVFLHSLFSNKGLCNHSPITRSHSGNLLCCSSNNFRATSMQPKHKSMHSIVVFPLQLSVSILPNQLRSFFFDPEKKREMKMGQKGINFKENTVESTEEETINRANWVEKLRGIKTYWRGKRPKESMDSDMVSKHDNECDCDAEDSVCVAGYEEGNGKEEDGQEVTFNRDSFSKFLVPVPWSDTKLFSKLAFLCHMAYVIPQIKAKDLGRYYDLQFVTSSLKKKKKKKGDDVTEIKAKMDQDSICVPMDASVASQNGSEKGDDNEQKHQMKLAYDITASAASYVQSRAKDILSLASKSKQHSDDKDFNGREDSPQEEADETPQVDKSKSGVNVAELTMTVVAAAGSAMDLQLLRSSSCEWFVCDDPNTHTRCFAIQGSYSVASWQANLSFEPTTFEDTDVLVHSGIYEAAKGIYEQFMPEIMDHLQRHGDSAKIQFAGHSLGGSLSVLVSLMLLTRKVVSSSTLLPVVTFGSPFVLCGGQKLLNDLGLDDNFIHCVMMHRDIVPRIFSCSFPNHVITVLKRLKGSLDSHPCLIEKKLLYSPLGKMLILQPDEKTSPSHPLLPSGSGFYVLDSSRCGYSPIVLRTFLNQPHPIETLSNPKAYGSDGTVLRDHDCNNYLMAVNGVLAQNSKIVVRTRRSRQQRKILKRKMRK; translated from the exons ATGTCTTATTCTGCAGCTTCTGTTCCAACCTCTATATCTTCCTCTGCAACAATGGACATCACAACAGAGAATAAAGTGTTTCTCCACTCACTCTTCTCCAACAAAGGCTTATGCAACCATTCACCAATCACGAGGTCTCACTCTGGCAATCTTCTATGTTGCTCCTCTAACAACTTCAGAGCAACATCAATGCAACCAAAGCATAAAAGCATGCACTCCATAGTAGTTTTTCCACTTCAACTTTCAGTGTCTATTCTTCCAAATCAACTTCGCTCCTTCTTCTTTGACCCAGAAAAGAAGAGGGAAATGAAGATGGGACAGAAGGGTATCAATTTTAAGGAAAACACGGTGGAAAGCACCGAAGAAGAGACCATAAATAGAGCCAACTGGGTAGAAAAATTAAGGGGAATTAAGACTTATTGGAGAGGCAAACGGCCTAAAGAGAGCATGGATTCAGATATGGTATCTAAACACGATAATGAGTGTGATTGTGATGCAGAGGATAGTGTTTGTGTGGCAGGTTATGAAGAAGGAAATGGAAAAGAGGAAGATGGACAAGAAGTGACATTTAATCGAGACTCTTTCTCAAAATTTCTGGTCCCGGTTCCTTGGTCTGATACCAAACTATTCTCGAAGCTGGCTTTCCTGTGCCACATGGCTTATGTCATACCACAAATCAAG GCTAAGGACTTGGGAAGATACTATGATCTTCAATTCGTTACATcatctttgaaaaagaaaaagaaaaagaaaggagatGATGTGACAGAGATTAAAGCAAAAATGGATCAGGATTCCATTTGTGTGCCTATGGATGCCTCAGTAGCCTCTCAAAATGGCTCAGAGAAGGGTGATGATAATGAACAGAAGCATCAAATGAAGCTTGCATATGATATTACTGCTTCAGCTGCCTCTTATGTCCAATCACGTGCCAAGGACATTTTGTCTCTTGCTTCTAAGTCAAAGCAGCATAGTGATGATAAAGACTTCAATGGAAGAGAAGACTCACCTCAAGAGGAGGCTGATGAAACTCCACAGGTGGACAAGTCCAAGTCTGGAGTGAATGTTGCAGAATTAACAATGACTGTGGTGGCTGCAGCAGGATCAGCAATGGACCTTCAGTTACTTCGTTCTTCTTCTTGTGAATGGTTTGTTTGTGATGATCCCAACACGCACACTCGATGCTTTGCCATTCAG GGATCATATTCTGTGGCATCTTGGCAAGCAAACCTCTCATTTGAGCCTACCACATTTGAG GACACAGATGTTCTTGTTCACAGTGGAATATATGAAGCTGCCAAGGGAATATACGAGCAATTCATGCCAGAAATAATGGACCATTTGCAGAGACATGGAGACAGTGCAAAGATTCAATTTGCTGGACATTCCCTAGGGGGCAGTCTCTCAGTTTTGGTGTCTTTGATGCTATTGACTAGGAAGGTTGTCAGTTCCTCAACTCTTCTTCcagtagtgacttttggttctCCATTTGTGTTATGTGGAGGCCAAAAATTACTCAATGACCTTGGCCTGGATGATAACTTCATTCACTGTGTAATGATGCACAGAGATATTGTTCCTAGGATCTTCTCATGCAGTTTCCCTAACCATGTTATAACTGTCCTTAAGCGCTTAAAAGGCTCATTGGATTCACATCCTTGTCTCATAGAAAAG AAGCTATTGTACTCACCATTGGGTAAAATGTTGATTCTCCAACCAGATGAGAAAACATCACCTTCACATCCCTTACTGCCATCAGGAAGTGGTTTCTATGTTCTTGACAGTAGCAGATGTGGATACTCTCCAATTGTTCTAAGAACATTCCTTAATCAACCACACCCCATTGAAACACTAAGCAATCCAAAAGCTTATGGCTCAGATGGCACAGTTTTAAGAGACCATGATTGTAACAACTATCTTATGGCAGTGAATGGAGTTTTAGCACAAAATTCAAAGATTGTTGTCAGGACAAGGAGATCAAGGCAGCAACGAAAAATATTgaagagaaagatgagaaaATAA